The Juglans regia cultivar Chandler chromosome 6, Walnut 2.0, whole genome shotgun sequence genome contains the following window.
CCATGTGCAAAATCTTTAGCCTTTTTATATGGTGTGTGATATAGAGTTGCAAATGACCAAGACATATTTACCTCACCACCAGAATACCACGGGCGCCAGTCGGTGTCGACCCTTAGCTTTAGTTTGTTTATTGCATACCTAGAGGAGGTTACTGGAACTCGTGCATCTGTGTCCCCACTGCAGGTTCATTTAACAGAATGTTTAAGGTGTTAGCTTTGCagttagggctgtaaatgaatcagTCTATACCATTGCTCGTCCGATACTCGCTTGGCTAAACTCAAACCGAGCTCGActtgtgaaaaaaaagaagctcgATCATGAAAGCAGAAGAAACCCGctctattagtttttttttttgatcggtaaacaaatttttattgatcaaaagggaGACAAAGAGtgtccaagtacacgggacatatacatgaaCACGATCACAATGTCTAacttagagatacaagaaactcatgaaaagacctgccatgaaaatcaattacaatcgaccaatggagtaaagtattgaaaaacaaaattctaagctcctccattgatctttcttgatcttcaaagcatcttgcattccgctccctccaaatgcaccaccatagacaaataggtaacatcttccatatggatgcaatttgagtGTTTCCCCTAATACCTCTCCAAGAGGCTAAAAAATCACACACcctttccggcatcacccacgctaaTCCCACCCGTGCTAAGACATCTGTCCATAAAGTCAtggcaacctcacaatgtagtaatagatggtcaacggactcaccactcttcttacacatgtaacaccaatttaTAGCGATAATGCCACGTTTCCTTAGGTTATCTatggtaagaatcttccccaaagatgctgtccatacaaaaaaagctgcctttagaggtgcctttgtcttccaaatgcttttccatggGAATGGAACTGAGTTGTGCAAGTTTAAGGAGTGGTAGAAAGAGCAAGCTGTGAACACTCCCTTCTTAGATGGACGCCAACATAtcttgtcttcttcttcccccAACACACTAGTGGCATACACTAAATCAAAAAAGGCCGAAAGGTcgtccatctcccaatcttgtgcatctctaTGAAAAGTGAGGTTCCATTGGGAAGAGCCATTGGAAGAGATAATCAGATCTGCGATAGAAgcttctttccttcttgctaGGCTATAAACTTGTGGATAAACATCCTTGAGCGTccgatcaccacaccataagtcatgccaaaactTTACCTTAGATCCGTTGCCGACTTTGAAGCAAGTAAGTGCTGCATATGTGTCCCaccctcttctaatgtgtttccaaagcccaactccatgaggtccactcacctcattagaacaccaccctccccaaGATTCCCCGTGCTTCAAAGCAATAACGGTTCGCCACAAGGCCTCCCGTTCttggtgatatctccataaccatttgccaagcaaggcttgattgaaagttctcaaattcCGTATACCTAAACCTCCTTCTTTGATAGGGGAACAAATTGTggcccatttcaccaagtgaaatttaaactcatctttgaTCCCTCCCCATAGGAAATCCCGTTGAATTTTCTCCAGGCGATGAGCCACCTTAACAGGGAGTGGAAATAAGGAAAGGAAATAAGTTGGTAAGTTAGACAGGGTACTTTTTATGAGAGTCACCCGgccccctttagataagtacatcctcttccaaccagctagtttcctctccattttttctataaCAACATCCCAAATGACACATACTTGATTAAACTCAACTTGACTCTACTAAGGCTCATTAGAGCTCACTCGTTCATGCTCAACTTGGCTTGTTAGCTTGACTCAATTACAGCTCGTCCATAaatcattgaatatatataatttatttctatatattttataatgtgcAATAGTTAGTATATCGGACTTGGTAGTttcattatatactataatgtATAACCATATAAGAAATGTATTCATAaagatgttataattttatagttcaatataagtttatatattaattgtaaaaatttcatttaattttttgttttgtaatttggtatttttaattattcaattcattcaaaatatatatataagagtgcAAACAAAACTCGAGTAATAACTCAACTCGGTTCAAACTCGTTAAAGAGTACAAATAAAGATTGATAAATAACTCGACTCGGCTCGGCTCAAGTTCGTGTTTGATTAGCTCGAACTTGACTCGGCTCAGATCGATTACAGCCCTATTTGCAGTTGGttgctttattttctttggtaCAATACATGAGAATATTATTTGCTCTATGTTTTTAACTTGCCTACTGCTTTGGTTCATTTATGAATAGAGAAATTCTAAGTGGGTTTTCTTTGGAATAAGAGTTCGTAGAGGGATTTACTAGAAAGCTCATTTAAAGATGAGGGCTTACCTGTATATCCATAAACTAACTCCACTTGATATGAGCCGCTTGATAATGGGTAGAATTGTGGTCGGCCTGTCCTTCCATCCAAGGGAGCTGCAGGTAGTGCAGAAGCAAAATTTGTTAGGTTACACCAGGTGACACTATTAGTCCAAGACagcttgtttcttttatttgcatTCATGCCTTGAAACAGAACCATCATTGCCAATGTTTACATTCAATAGGTAAAAATACTTGTATAGATAAAGTCACGCATACCTGCAAGCTGCCCATTTTGTAGTTTTTGCATGAAGAGCTGTTTGCACCTTGGCAAGATTTAGGTATGTATTGACATATTGGTCGGAGCAAGGATCAAAATTCTTGACCTATTTTGCAAAGATCAAATATCATGGTATGCAGAAACCACTTTATTTCTCATGTTTTTAAAATGTTGTGAACCAATTTTATTTCCTTTGGACCTTCCTTTGGTTAGTAATGCAACTCTAGATGCACGACCCCAACCACTAGAACTGGTAAATATGAGTAACTCAGTGCGGAATCGAATCTGTAACTCATTCTAAGCCCCTTCTTTTTGACAACCCTGAGgggtaattattttaaattaactcATAGGTAGTGTCAATTGTGACCAAACTTAGTGATATTTTTCTATTGAGATATGATGTTAGTCGTAAGAAACTACTAGTTTTATGAGACTTACACTTGATCCGGAGTTGGGTGCAGATCCATTGCATAAAGGAGCATATATGTTGTATATATCGAGCCCACCGACCTCTTGGTCTCCTAGGCTTTGATATTGCTCACACTTGCTGGAAAAATCACCAGTATCGAAATCGCAATATCTGTGAATTCCGGCATTGGTGTCGTCGGAGTTCAAAGCATGTGTCCAGAAATAATCATATATGCCCAATATACCTGTGTTATCATCTATCCAAGCGTTCCCAATCTGCAATCCATTCAAATATTGCAGAGAAGCCTTGGTGAGTCTTTTATGCTTGGACTACGACATTCGATGCTAGATAGAcatacaaactgacgtgatatTGTCATGTGAGTATCAAGTTGTATATCCTTGTAGTACTAATGTAGTAGATGTAACAAAACTAACTCTATATGCATCGAGTCAGTCATCTTGACATATGTCATAACCCAAGGTAAAACTTCACAAGTTACTCACTGCAATCCCTTTGAGGTTGATTAGTGTTTGATTTGTGATCTTATTCTTTGAGAGAATGGTATAAGCAAGCTGAGGCACGTAATGACCAGCATAGCTTTCTCCAGCTATAAAGAAGTCTCTGTTCTTATACTGGGGAAATCTCTCAAGCCAGTTTAGAAGAAAAGTGTAGGAGTCCTTTGCCGTGCTTTTGTCGCCGGCATTGCTGTAGTCGGCGGAAGTGTTTGAATATGAAAACCCAACTCCAGCTGGGGATTCCAGAAAGATAACATTTGCCACTGCTAATTCAGAGGGGGCATTAGTCCTAATTCCTAGTTCACAATCCTATGAATGAAGATTTGAGAGAGAATAGTGTGTGCTTTTAGGTGGAAAGTGGAAACAGAATGAATTTGCTCACCTTTGTTCCATGCATAAGGATTTTGGTAAAGTGTGTTCCCATTTCTATGGACTCTGAAAGGTCCCAGTTCTTCCATGGCTCCATATCCGAGAGAAGAGCATCCTGGGCCTGCATATATTGATTTTCTTGTAACTTCTGCATGTGaattataaatgaaaatgacaGCCAGATGCTGGCTATTGTGGCTTTCTCCAGTTAATTGCAAAGTTGGTTTCTGGCTTTCaagttttggattaaaaaaatatatatataggaaagaaaAAGCTTCATGAATTCttgatttttacataaattaatCTCTTCGTCCATCtcatgtgaaaattttattatgagAAAATTCTCTCGACATTTCACTTTCATTGTTATTTCAttacaaacattaataaaattcataaattgacctGACTAGATGGTTGGCTACCAATATGAGTGAGGCTATCTTAGGAGTGACCAATCAAGGCTATCCACGGGGCGGCCACCGGTAGGACAGCTCGATTTGGACTGCCCAAGGGGATCCTAGTGGTGGCCACCAATGGtcaactttctttcttttcttttttttttttttttttttaattttttaagagttttaaGAATTATTTATTCGTTAAATGAAACAATTGGAGTGGAAGTGAAATGATATATGTTGGCTTTAATTTGTTGACACGTATTATTCTATACATGATAGTacaatttgcataaaataatgtattaaTTTGCGATTTTAGTGGGTTCTAAATTTCTTTAAcataaaaattcagaaaatgaTTACGCAAATaaccattttgttttttccgtTTCGAGAGAGGAAGTAAAGCTAATTATTATGTATATAGTAAAGTCCAATGAAACTATGTTTGTAAATAAGGATTCTTATGTAGTTAACAACTTAAGATTTTTGTAAGGAAATGTTTATCTTttgaataattctttttatcaatcactatttactaCCCAACACCAATGAAAAACACCCcacaacttatatataaaaaaataaaaataaataaaaaataaaaaaataaattgtcaaGTGTGGGGTGTGGgggtgaatagtggctgatgtatagcaaaattcttatctttgcaattttgtttttcacAAAAATTGAGACAAATGAttagatggattttttttattatagtcaaaattatgttaatgtttaaaatataaatatgtttaaattgaagataaatttttttcaaaacaatcgCATAAATCATCACAAAGCAAGctaaatttaatcttaaaaagtGAACAATATTGGACAGTGGCCAAATCCATCTAAGGGCAGTCATTCCCGACCTAGcatttaaaaaattcttctcataaGTCACATTTACTATCCTACActctacatcttataaaaaaatatattcatactttgtaaaataaaattatagctacaaggtgtgagagtgaatagtgattAATGcataacatttcttaacatttATTTGGGTAATATTACATAcggaaaataataaacatacaatttttttaataataattaatacagttatatattaaatatgagacatttttataaaaaagaacttaaaaaagTAACCTCACCTGcataaatacttttatttaaataataattgttaaaaaaattattaaaaaaaaaaggttatgtTATATGATGAAACATCCTTCATTTGGGTAAGAGAATAATAGCACTCAAATGTCACATTTTTTGCTTTAGAAATCATGTGTTTGGGAGCCTTGTGGGGAAAGCAATATTGGTGacaaaaaaagaatatgttgGAAGTGGGGGCCAATCCTGCTcgactttttttgcattttctgGCTATAATTGCTTGGTGATTGAAGGAAGATTCTGATAACCAAATGATTGAGAGTTCTATTCATTCCACTTTAATAAATGGCACAAACAGCCACCCGCAAAGATGATACCCACTGAAATAATTTTGAagtatatatattgagattgTGGGGAATGATGGGATAAGGGGATTATGACTTGTGAATATTCTTTTACCATTTTAGAATGAGTGGTTTAGATTGGGAtaagttgatatgagttgagattatttgtaaatagtaaaataaaagttgaattatttattatattttttataaaaatttaaaaaaattatttcagaatttgaaaaatgtgaatagtttattatattttgtgtaaaaatttaaaaaaattataatgatgagatgagatgaatcgaaatgagttttgaattcaaacgaattaaaataaagaaaaaaaaatcaatttacgTCATTTTttgtactattattttttttttattatcttaaacTATATAATCTCCTGTCATACATGCTATCATGGTATATTTTAAGTAGTTCTATTTGGCTATCAATTAAAATATGTCGTATCATCTTGCGTGATTTAggatgataaaaataagatgtagaacatttctcttttatattttgcatttaaacttttatatttttcatttttaaagctGAAAATTAGAAgataatgttatttattttaagtagttGCATGGTAGAATATCCTATATGGTTCGAGGGCTGTATTTTTTCCATGCACAAATGCAAAAAGTATAcgaaaaacaaatatatttaggagtggtttagatttagagatgagttgagatgatttataaatagtagaataaaagttaaattatttattatattttgtaagggAATTCgagaaagttgttttgggatttgaaaaagttgaattgtttattatattttgtatagaaatttgagaaaattgtaatgatgagatgagatgaattaaaatgagttgatgtgagttttgaatgcaaacgaggTTAGTGATGCAAAGGGTTCTATTTCTATCCTATTTCTACCTTAATAAActcattttctgttttaataGTTTGGGTGTTGAGGTATTCTCCtgagaatatctcactactatttattattttattattattttttacttactttttattactattctttactatttaatattctatcatttttttttcattacttttttactacttttCATGATAAGGACTAAAATTGATCAGAAAAGTCGTAAAGAGAAAAAAGGTCTGGAGAATTAATTACTGCATATGCAGATTGCTCGTCCGAGAGAATATCCAGCAATAGCATCTAATAGTATTTCCTAAGGTCCTTTTCCTTCAATATATCATGTACAGATCATGATGATATATCACACGTAACATATTTGCAGAGCCCATGTATTGTGGTTTGTTTTCCATATAATTTGCTCTGTATATAGGCTATGACGATACATGAAAATGATGATTAACTTACCAgtcttttacaactattttataattctattttaaataaaaattagttttgaaaatttggtaTTCATGATCTTTAATGAATTACCGTACTTATATATCAGTTTATTGCAAAATCGattgtaaaagagttgtaagCGTATCGCTATCGAGTGATCAATACACTTTAGTTGATAAGAACATGATGCATCTGGATATGTATAAGCTTACCTCCATTTAACCATAGGACGAGAGGTTTTGTTGCGGAGTTTTGAGAGGACTCCACAAAGTAATAGAACAGTGCTCTCCCAGCTTTAGGATCCACCGTTACATAGCCTGCATACTGATCAAAATCTACTCCTCCTGGTTGTCCTGGCAAGGCCTCAATCTTGTCAGCTTGCATCAACCCGTCTTGGGGTCCGACATACTCCGGCGAAAACTTTCCGGCATCATCATCTAATCCATCCAAGAATTCAGTATGAGGAGGATTTTGGGATTTCCGAGCTTTGATCAACTTGTAAAGGTTGTCTACCTGGCTGCCATTGCAGGAGATGGGAAAAACTAAATGGTGGAAGGAAAGGAGCAGAAGAGAGCTGCAGAGAAGTGAAAGCCTCATCTTCTGATCTTGTTGCTTGAATACAATTGCTTGGATCTTTAAAGGGTTTTTtggtatattttctttatatataggcAAAGTGAATGACTGTGGAAGCTGAGAATATGGACAAGATACCATTCTTTAGGGCAGGGGGACCATTAATTTGTTGGCAAAATATTGGCTTCTAAATCGCACATATAATGTGGAATTAGGCAAAGCTTTGATTTGACTTTCGCTTGAACTTTTGAGGAACAATATCCATAGATTGATCTTTTTGTGGTCAAGCTTCGTATTCGTGAAATTGTCtcttttctaattcttttgaCTCGTTATAAGAAATGAGTATTGAAGTATTAATGGGAAGTATGTATACATGAATGTTGGTATCAATCTATTGCATCTATATAGTTTTAATTGTGCAtcttaaattgaagaaaaataaaggatttGATGGCATATATGCAGGGGGGTTCATCTCATGATGTTTGACTGCAAAGCTGAATTTTCATGGCAAttaatccataaaaaaataaaaggtcaAAAGCTTGTGACTTGATTGGCAAAATCTCCAGCCTCCAAAATTGAGGTCTAGAGTTTGAAACCCTCTTCccccaactcaaaaaaaaaaaaaaaatccataaaaaatcaTGGATTATATGGAGTTACATCCAACATATTAGGATTGTACATCAAACCGGAGAACCGACCTGGACCGACTTAGACTGACTAGCCGAGTTcgaaaccggccgaaaccgatgaAGAACAGGTCAGCGTGCCGTACAAAATTgagaaaaccgatatcggccgGTTCGGCGTCGATTCGAACCTAGTTCAAATCGCTGAACCAACTgactaaagaaattaatttttttttttttttatatactttgtgctcaaaacgacgccgttctatTTAAGTTTAAATGGAACATCGTCGTTTAATCCTATAGTTGTATTTTAAACACAACTGAAACGATGCCATTTGGTAATAAACCAAACGgcgttgttttatttataacgtattaaaacaaataagtagaacggcgccgttttgtttaaaccaaacggcgttgTTTTGATATCAATATGTCTTTTTCCTCGCGTCTCAGTTCTCatcctctctgtctctctagtctctactctctcagacgaaGCTCGGTCTAAGAACCGACCGTAAACCGCCACAGAAATGAATCATCGGCCAGTGTCGGCGTTTCTCCTCCCCATTGACTGATTTTGGCCGGTTTTCTCCCCCAAAACTTAAGGGTCGGTCGGCctcggttttgcccaaaaactgCGCCGAAGGGGTCGGTTTTCATCCCTACAACATATAactgatattttgatttttttttttttctataagtgTATTGTATCtcaaaataaatgattaattgAAACAAACAGTATCCCTTGTTACATTTTGATAATGTAAGgcccagtttttttttctttgtatttgtgACGCCCGATTCGTGCTTGAGGGCCCAGCCCTTTTCCTTGGAGGTGTGCGAACGACGCTATTTTGGAGGTAAatatcttcttcctcaacttctttttttccccctgATTCTTTCTCCCCCTCTTTTCTCTCCTTCGGTTTCTGGTTTATCCCGCATCCCTCTCTCCCACGTTACTCACTTCTTTccgttttcaaatttttttcttgtcgTTGGTTCTGTTTTGGTGGTTCCAAATCTCATGCCCTtaatttcctccatttttcttttccatcaaAATCGGTTTCTCACCCGGTTGCATTCCACCATTTCTACAGATTAACGTGTCCCTCTCCCTCTCGTGTACCTCTGTTTTCTGTAGTTGGATTTTCCCTCTTCAGACGCGactcttcctcttccacttgGTATTTTTTTCCCTGCCTACAGGTatctccttctccctctcttttattcTGCAATTAAGACCCTGAATTACATTCTCTCAGCCGACCCTCTCTTCCTCATCACTGCAGATTTTTGTTGTTGCCTTGTGGTTTGAGTATTGCGTTTTTTGGGTCCTCGGATTTGTTTTCGTGTAACCATTGAAGCCGCTACTGGAGATTTTAGTTTCCATGGGTAAGCTATTTTCGTTCTCGGTCTCTTTCGCACGACACACACATATTCTgagtttattctctcttttccaGTTCTTACACTCACTCACCTACGTGATGTTCTAGGTAATTTCTAGTGCTACGTTGTTgggtggaaaaaaaatatttgactgGTTGCCAAGAGCTACTTCAGTGGTCCCGCGTTTTGGTGGTTTTTCATTCGGTGCGCCTTGTGTTTGTCATACTGTGAGTTCGAAGTTCTACTCGGTTTCATATAAACATTGAGCCTTCATCGTAAGTTTTTCACTTCGttgtgtatttttataaattttggctTGTTAGTTTGGtgttttagaaataattagaaGGGAGTTTGTGGGTGCCAATTAACATCTAGAAGTGTTGGGATTTTTCTGTTGTGGAGTTGTGAACAGAGAGAGACATGCAATGTGTAGTGTCGTCTTGATTAAATTGTTGGCGATTGCTTGAGATTATGAGctgctgaaataagtgtgatttattgataagttgagttgacattggtttaGATGgttgtattggacaatattaAGAATAGTATATGGTACTTTGGGTTCAAATGTGAGCTGTCCAATTTACTATATGGTTGTCTTAGTGAGTTGTTGTTGccattatatggtttgggattttgggttttaattattagatggaagttATGTCATTCGTCGTTTAATACTTggtgtatatattttgtttctatcaatAGGTGACGAGAGTTTTAGAGGTCGAATTCAAGACATAGATAATACGTTGCAGGAGTCAagtaagcgaggttcctatgttaggctttacacgaattattgagactgggttgattttctgaaaactttgcatattttgtgatgaaatgagaacttgggaaaaacaaaaccaagctcggtcgtttatttgcatactcatgaaatctgtgtggaaaagaaaaattattttctgacatgcattgtgtagacatgagctaaattttgttatgatgtctctgaaatctgaaaaagagcgatatttgagaattctgaaaaattgtgcatttatttataaagatgctccgacttttgttttcagtatgtaagaatgacctgattatgttttggtactctattttattttgatatggcatctgaaaacctttggcatggtgtattgattttgtatatgacTCTAtttctgctttgctctgctctgctttgttatgctctgctctgtttgggttggtaccaacttctctgtctctgagtgcacccactttggaaacaaagtggttttattgtagtctttcctgtgtgcacactcgggacttcgagaagaataagggaaatatTTCACCTCTATCTTTgcccggtttggccaccggggatagcacaaccctaccacgggagtgaaacatggtctctactctgtaagatgctctattttgatttgatgatgatgCCCAGTTTATATTATGCtaaagtactatgggtttttacttgtcttaaaatcatcgctctattgcttttgaaaatatgttatgttctgcatgataactctgaaaaatattttgatctacatgctatactttgtaaatgctcatgtttgcacactagcatatgtcctctgattactgagttgttaataactcaccccctatcattataatatttttcagataatgtggagagtccaattgaggacctggattagattggtgagaatgattaagctgaggagaggatgttagaagaaggaattctgatatcctttagttttaatgtcttttagttttaattatatcttgggtttagtaagacttacgaaattattagtttggtttgttatgactaccgggagattgtggactccttagtttattttgctgcagtaataaCTTCGTagagtttcaatgtggttatttagaatacatgagattgagttttgctaataaagttttggagttttattttagttgtgttaggaaacatgttcttaagtaaCATGTAGTAATTATCCAGGCCAATCGgatttggggcgttacagataATGAATGTACTGTTACATATGCTTGGAAGTCAACATGAATTTGTGAAACACTAACAGCCTTAACTTGGTATTTACAGTTTGGAAtagccatatatatacatatagaagAGAAATTGATTCAAATCATGAGATCTTaactcatttttcagtttttcatgAGTTCATTTTCTACATATTAATTACAGCATGTAAAACCCATGTTCGATCACGAcagaataaaaatcaaaatcccCAAAAAAGCAAACAGGAAATCTAAGGCCCATGGacttcaaaaaatcaaatcttttaGAGCTCAGCTCA
Protein-coding sequences here:
- the LOC109010312 gene encoding serine carboxypeptidase 1-like isoform X1, which codes for MRLSLLCSSLLLLSFHHLVFPISCNGSQVDNLYKLIKARKSQNPPHTEFLDGLDDDAGKFSPEYVGPQDGLMQADKIEALPGQPGGVDFDQYAGYVTVDPKAGRALFYYFVESSQNSATKPLVLWLNGGPGCSSLGYGAMEELGPFRVHRNGNTLYQNPYAWNKAVANVIFLESPAGVGFSYSNTSADYSNAGDKSTAKDSYTFLLNWLERFPQYKNRDFFIAGESYAGHYVPQLAYTILSKNKITNQTLINLKGIAIGNAWIDDNTGILGIYDYFWTHALNSDDTNAGIHRYCDFDTGDFSSKCEQYQSLGDQEVGGLDIYNIYAPLCNGSAPNSGSSVKNFDPCSDQYVNTYLNLAKVQTALHAKTTKWAACSSLGWKDRPTTILPIIKRLISSGVSLWIYSGDTDARVPVTSSRYAINKLKLRVDTDWRPWYSGGEVGGYVIGYKGVTFTTVRGAGHTVPSYQPGRALTMISSFLQGKLPPPS
- the LOC109010312 gene encoding serine carboxypeptidase 1-like isoform X2, giving the protein MRLSLLCSSLLLLSFHHLVFPISCNGSQVDNLYKLIKARKSQNPPHTEFLDGLDDDAGKFSPEYVGPQDGLMQADKIEALPGQPGGVDFDQYAGYVTVDPKAGRALFYYFVESSQNSATKPLVLWLNGGPGCSSLGYGAMEELGPFRVHRNGNTLYQNPYAWNKVANVIFLESPAGVGFSYSNTSADYSNAGDKSTAKDSYTFLLNWLERFPQYKNRDFFIAGESYAGHYVPQLAYTILSKNKITNQTLINLKGIAIGNAWIDDNTGILGIYDYFWTHALNSDDTNAGIHRYCDFDTGDFSSKCEQYQSLGDQEVGGLDIYNIYAPLCNGSAPNSGSSVKNFDPCSDQYVNTYLNLAKVQTALHAKTTKWAACSSLGWKDRPTTILPIIKRLISSGVSLWIYSGDTDARVPVTSSRYAINKLKLRVDTDWRPWYSGGEVGGYVIGYKGVTFTTVRGAGHTVPSYQPGRALTMISSFLQGKLPPPS